The following DNA comes from Pirellulales bacterium.
AAGTGAGCGGACGTCCATCGGGACTAAACACAGTGCAAGCGACGCCTCGTCGTGGGAAAGTGCGAACTCCGGCATGTTGTGACTCCCACAATTTGATTGTTCCATCGCTACCAGCCGAAGCAATCTTTCCGCTGTCTGGGCTGAAGGCGACACAATTTACTGAATCTGTATGTCCCTTGAGAGTGCGCAGTGATGCACCGCTGTTCGCATCCCAGATCGTGATCGTTTTATCGTAGGAGGCGGACGCGAGACTATGCCCATCTGGACTGAAAGCAACACACCAGACCCCATCTGCATGCCCACGAAGTGTCTGCAATTCAGCGCCAGTATTTGCATCCCATAACTTAAGCGTCTCGTCATCGCTGGCGGACGCAAGACGTTGTCCGTCCGGGCTGAAGACGACACTATTGACGGCATCTGTGTGCCCCCGGAGTGTATGCAATTCAGCGCCAGTGTATGCATCCCAGATTTTGAGCGTCTCGTCGTAGGCGGCGGACGCAAGACGTTGGCCGTCTGGGCTGAAGACGACACACCAGACTTCATTTGCGTGTCTTCGAAGTGCGTGCAGTTCAGTGCCAGTATTTGCATCCCATATTCTGAGCGTGTCGTCGTCGCTCGCAGATGCGAGACGTTGTCCGTCTGGGCTGAAGACAACACTGTTAACACATTTTGTGTGGCCCCGGAGTGTAAGCAATTCAGCGCCAGTATTTGCATCCCATACTTTGAGCGTATCGTCTTCGCAAGCGGACGCGAGACGTTGTCCGTTTGGGCTGAAGACGACACACCAGACTGTTTTCATATGCCCCCGCAGTGTATGCAATTCAGCGCCGGTGTCCGCATCCCAGATCTTGATCGTCTTGTCTTGGCTGCCAGATGCGAGACGTCGTCCGTCCGGACTGAACGCCACACACCTGACTCTATTCGTATGCCCCCGGAACGTGCGAAGATCATCCTCACAAAGCCGACGCTGGTAATGCCATTCCCAACCACGTAAATCGCGCTCGCCGTCCTGCGGTATTTGCGCTTCGAGCAGTTGGTGAACCCGATCGATGCGATTTGCCTCCCACGCCAATTGGGCAGCGTTCGTAGTCGCGGCATACGCAAGCCGTCGCACCGCCTCCTTTTCGGCGAGTACTTCCTGCGCTTTCTCGTCCGCGCGTATCCGCTCGGCGTTCGCTTCTTGGGCGTTCTGTTCAGCTCTCGCGCGCTCGGCATTCGCTTCTCTCTCGCGTGATTCGGCCTCTTCCGCCTTGGCATCGGCGCGACGTCGTTCTTGCTGCGCTTTCAGTTCGCTCGATTGAGCGATCGTGGCCTGTTTTTCCGCCTGGCGTTCTGCCCTTTTGGCTCGTATCGCTTGCCAACTGCTGAAGAACGTGGCGAGCACGAGGATGCCCGCGAGCGTTACGGTCGTTGTCAGGAGCGAACGGTTCCGGCGGGCGAACTTTCGCACGCGATAGACGGTCGAGGGAGGCCCTGCTTCGACGGGCTGATCCGCGAGAAAACGCGCAATATCGGCCGCAAAGGCGTTGGCGGTCTCGTACCGTCGCGTGCGGTCCTTTTCCAGCGACTTCATCACGATCCAGTCCAGCTCACCTCGCACGAGTTGGCTCAGCCGGACGGCGTTCAACTGACGCTGCATCGCCACAGTCGTGCGCGTCTCGCCCAGCGTGCTGATGCGCGCGCTGGGGCGTGGTGGTTCTTGTTCGCGAATGATGCGCCGCACTTCGTCGTAGGCCGCTTTGCGCAGCGTCTCTCGATCGAACGGCGTCGTGCCGGTGAGCAGCTCGTACAGCAAGACCCCCAGCGAGTAGATGTCGCTGCGTGTGTCGACATCCAGCCCACTCATTTCGGCCTGCTCGGGGCTCATGTAGAGGGGGGTGCCTACCATCTGCGCGAAGTGCGTGAAGAGGGTCTTCTCCGTCAGTTGCTGATTGGTCGCCTTGGCCACGCCGAAGTCGATCACCTTCGGCACCGGCACGCCGTCGTGCAACGTGACCAGCACGTTCGACGGCTTGATGTCGCGATGGATGATCCCCTTCTGATGCGCGTGCTGCACGGCATGGCAGACCTGGCCGAACAGCTCCAACCGCGCGGGCACTGTGAGCTGGTTCGTGTCGCAGTAGTCGGTGATCGGCACGCCGCGCACCAACTCCATGACGAAGAAAGGACGCCCCGATGCGGTCGCGCCCGCGTCGATCACGCGCGCGATGTTCGGGTGGTCCATCATGGCCAGGGCCTGGCGTTCGGCTTCGAAGCGAGCCACCACCTGGCGCGTGTCGAGACCGGGCTTGACCACCTTGAGAGCGACGAGTCGCCGCAGCGGCGTCCTTTGCTCGGCCATGTAGACGACCCCCATCCCCCCTTCGCCGATCAATTCCAGCAGCTTGTAAGGCCCGATCGAGGTGCCGACCAGGCCGCGCGCCTCGCGATCGCTTTCGGCCGATGAGCGGTGGGACGCATGGTCGACGGTGGGGATGACCTCGGCCGCGGGCCGATCGAGGAATGCCCCTGCCACGGCGTCGGCCGCCAGCAGTCGCTCCAACTCGCGCCGCATCTCGGGCGAGTCGCCGCAGTTCTGCGCGAGAAAGGCGGCCCGATCCTCGGGCGTCTCGAGCTGGCGCGCGGCGTGGAATAGTTCCTCGAAGCGAGTCGATTCAGACATGCTGCCTGTCCCCCTGAGACGAGCGTCCGGCCGTTTATCCGGCCAGCGGAGAGTGGTCGCCGGCCGCCGCGTCGGCGTCTCGCAGTTCGGCATAGAGCCAACTGCGCGCGA
Coding sequences within:
- a CDS encoding protein kinase — encoded protein: MSESTRFEELFHAARQLETPEDRAAFLAQNCGDSPEMRRELERLLAADAVAGAFLDRPAAEVIPTVDHASHRSSAESDREARGLVGTSIGPYKLLELIGEGGMGVVYMAEQRTPLRRLVALKVVKPGLDTRQVVARFEAERQALAMMDHPNIARVIDAGATASGRPFFVMELVRGVPITDYCDTNQLTVPARLELFGQVCHAVQHAHQKGIIHRDIKPSNVLVTLHDGVPVPKVIDFGVAKATNQQLTEKTLFTHFAQMVGTPLYMSPEQAEMSGLDVDTRSDIYSLGVLLYELLTGTTPFDRETLRKAAYDEVRRIIREQEPPRPSARISTLGETRTTVAMQRQLNAVRLSQLVRGELDWIVMKSLEKDRTRRYETANAFAADIARFLADQPVEAGPPSTVYRVRKFARRNRSLLTTTVTLAGILVLATFFSSWQAIRAKRAERQAEKQATIAQSSELKAQQERRRADAKAEEAESREREANAERARAEQNAQEANAERIRADEKAQEVLAEKEAVRRLAYAATTNAAQLAWEANRIDRVHQLLEAQIPQDGERDLRGWEWHYQRRLCEDDLRTFRGHTNRVRCVAFSPDGRRLASGSQDKTIKIWDADTGAELHTLRGHMKTVWCVVFSPNGQRLASACEDDTLKVWDANTGAELLTLRGHTKCVNSVVFSPDGQRLASASDDDTLRIWDANTGTELHALRRHANEVWCVVFSPDGQRLASAAYDETLKIWDAYTGAELHTLRGHTDAVNSVVFSPDGQRLASASDDETLKLWDANTGAELQTLRGHADGVWCVAFSPDGHSLASASYDKTITIWDANSGASLRTLKGHTDSVNCVAFSPDSGKIASAGSDGTIKLWESQHAGVRTFPRRGVACTVFSPDGRPLT